One genomic segment of Tripterygium wilfordii isolate XIE 37 chromosome 9, ASM1340144v1, whole genome shotgun sequence includes these proteins:
- the LOC120006022 gene encoding polygalacturonase-like: MVCPELGLELLLRLLRIVDSLTLEYVDEGILYAYAKKSTYIYMYIYNSLMRTPVNYNVVNYGARPDGRTDSTKAFASAWTEACGSARPVTIYVPKGRFLLRNAEFVGPCKNSAIVVQIDGTLVAPSDYNVIGNAGNWVYFSHVDGVTVSGGTLDGQGARLWACKASGKSCPAGATSLAFTNSKNITIRGLTSLNSQMFHIVINGCQNVKIQGVKVLAAGDSPNTDGIHVQLSSSVTILNSRISTGDDCVSVGPGTSNLWIETVSCGPGHGISIGSLGKDIQEPGVQNVTVKTVTFTGTQNGVRIKSWGKPSNGFARDIHFQHCTMNNVQNPIVIDQNYCPDNIDCPGQISGVKVSDVTYEDIHGTSATQVAIKLDCSRKFPCRGIRMENVRLTYNNQQAQSFCVNAGGTTAGFVQPTSCLS, translated from the exons GCAAAAaagtcaacatatatatacatgtacatatacaattctcttatgcggacacccGTAAATTAT AATGTGGTCAACTACGGAGCCAGACCCGACGGCAGGACGGACTCGACCAAGGCCTTCGCATCCGCATGGACCGAAGCCTGCGGGTCAGCAAGGCCCGTGACCATTTACGTGCCCAAAGGAAGGTTCTTGCTCCGAAATGCGGAGTTTGTGGGACCTTGCAAGAACTCTGCAATTGTGGTCCAGATAGATGGGACCCTGGTGGCTCCATCCGATTATAATGTCATTGGAAATGCTGGGAATTGGGTTTACTTTAGCCATGTCGATGGAGTCACTGTGTCTGGTGGGACCCTCGACGGTCAAGGTGCTCGCTTGTGGGCCTGCAAGGCTTCCGGGAAAAGCTGCCCCGCTGGTGCCACG TCACTGGCCTTCACAAATTCAAAAAACATAACAATCCGTGGATTGACATCACTCAACAGCCAAATGTTTCACATAGTCATCAATGGCTGTCAGAACGTGAAAATTCAAGGAGTGAAGGTGCTTGCCGCTGGAGACAGCCCAAATACTGATGGGATTCATGTCCAACTTTCAAGCAGCGTCACAATCTTGAATTCTAGGATTTCAACAGGGGACGATTGTGTCTCTGTTGGGCCTGGCACCTCAAACCTATGGATCGAAACTGTCTCTTGTGGGCCCGGTCACGGCATCag CATTGGGAGCTTGGGGAAAGACATTCAAGAGCCAGGGGTCCAAAATGTGACAGTTAAAACAGTTACGTTTACTGGTACACAAAATGGTGTGAGAATCAAGTCTTGGGGAAAACCTAGTAATGGTTTCGCAAGGGACATTCATTTTCAACATTGTACAATGAACAATGTACAAAACCCAATTGTCATTGATCAAAACTACTGCCCTGACAATATAGATTGTCCTGGACAG ATTTCGGGGGTTAAAGTAAGCGACGTGACGTACGAAGACATACATGGAACATCGGCAACCCAAGTAGCAATAAAACTGGATTGTAGCAGGAAGTTCCCATGTCGTGGGATTAGAATGGAAAATGTGAGGCTAACTTACAATAACCAACAAGCTCAATCATTTTGTGTGAATGCCGGTGGAACCACTGCTGGTTTTGTTCAGCCAACAAGCTGTTTGTCCTAg
- the LOC120005398 gene encoding replication protein A 70 kDa DNA-binding subunit-like, whose amino-acid sequence MDAPTLLAQLQLGQRGCKVICRVTKIWDSTNPTMQDELMSVDFIMVDHEKTAIQRSIRKEDAPRIKELIREGEIYTFSNLIVTDARKKFCVCPHKLMIRIGSWSIIKQMVNPALQIPIHSFSLVDDSNLDARLYNDIELTDILGHLNSMTELTYAFINGREVAKKNLIIQTTSLRHISVTLWGTNAQTFDEKEVLQLAQKHPVIGVLTAMTVRAFQGQTTLSSTSATRIYLDLQIEEVIAFRNSLGHQLQTTSLAKPYEDKHNDADATMNSKKIISQLLNLHRTTDLGKKFICEATIKQIDTSKGWWYNACPKCRVGVTNYHGVLSCRKCGPIQNLPIPWYKLQVIVTDASGDAKFFLFGKHVEKLIKLPASEFTNLPSSERNTLPSIFHQICGKAYTFTVSINEREIAMPDLTFNVAEVIIDRPTGQPETEHSVHNNNTQQKRTRESNIQDELPMKKKFIPQAEDAPPTSSKKPLLIEGD is encoded by the exons ATGGATGCTCCAACATTATTAGCACAATTACAGCTGGGACAACGAGGTTGCAAGGTTATATGTCGTGTCACAAAAATATGGGATTCCACAAATCCAACAATGCAAGATGAGCTGATGTCAGTTGACTTTATCATGGTTGATCACGAG AAAACAGCCATTCAACGATCTATTAGAAAGGAAGATGCACCACGTATCAAAGAACTGATTCGAGAAGGAGAAATATATACATTTTCAAATTTGATTGTCACAGATGCCAGGAAAAAATTTTGTGTCTGTCCACACAAGTTGATGATTCGTATTGGATCATGGAGTATCATAAAACAAATGGTCAATCCTGCATTACAGATTCCAATCCACAGCTTCTCCCTGGTGGACGATAGCAATTTGGACGCAAGGTTATACAATGACATTGAACTAACAG ACATACTTGGCCATTTAAATTCTATGACAGAATTGACATATGCCTTCATAAACGGGAGGGAAGTcgccaaaaaaaatctcatcatCCAAACCACAAG TCTAAGACACATTTCAGTCACGCTTTGGGGAACAAATGCACAGACATTTGATGAGAAGGAAGTACTCCAACTTGCGCAGAAACATCCTGTAATTGGAGTCCTCACAGCTATGACCGTAAGAGCCTTTCAAG GACAAACTACATTGTCAAGTACATCAGCAACCCGGATATATCTAGATCTACAAATTGAAGAAGTTATTGCTTTTCGTAATAG CCTTGGTCATCAACTGCAAACGACAAGCTTGGCAAAACCTTATGAAGACAAACACAATGATGCAGATGCCACAATGAAttcgaaaaaaattatttcccaACTTCTCAATCTCCATCGAACTACTGATCTG GGGAAAAAGTTCATCTGCGAAGCAACCATAAAACAAATTGACACAAGCAAAGGATGGTggtacaatgcatgtccaaagTGTCGGGTTGGAGTTACAAATTACCATGGTGTTCTCTCTTGCAGAAAATGTGGTCCAATTCAAAATTTGCCAATACCTTG GTATAAACTTCAAGTGATAGTAACTGATGCTTCTGGTGATGCCAAGTTCTTCCTTTTCGGGAAGCATGTGGAGAAATTAATCAAACTACCAGCCAGTGAATTCACAAATCTTCCATCTTCAGAGCGAAATACTCTGCCATCCATCTTTCATCAAATATGTGGCAAAGCATACACATTCACTGTATCTATTAACGAACGAGAGATTGCTATGCCAGATCTCACATTCAACGTCGCAGAAGTCATTATAGACAGACCAACAG GTCAGCCAGAGACTGAACATTCTGTCCACAACAACAACACCCAGCAGAAAAGAACAAG AGAATCAAACATACAGGACGAACTaccaatgaagaaaaaattcatTCCACAAGCTGAAGATGCTCCTCCAACTTCCAGCAAAAAACCACTTCTTATAGAAGGAGATTAA